One part of the Humulus lupulus chromosome 9, drHumLupu1.1, whole genome shotgun sequence genome encodes these proteins:
- the LOC133800603 gene encoding protein ALP1-like isoform X1, protein MVRLTVSERQILRKKKIMALYLHWMNVLHVVQWFFKLWEKIIVHGIESSSLGRQLYILDVFVNRQIVHQIAYESDVICFDQLRMNRKAFSNLCIMLETRGGLKASKYLQVDEQVAMFLHVIAHHVKNRVIRFRFMRSGETISKFFHNVLHSIIRLHGALLKRPEPVVENSTDERWKWFKNCLGALDGTHIRVRVPMADKPKYRTRKGEIATNVLGVCSQDMQFIYVLPGWEGSAADGRVLRDAIRRTNGLCVPNGHYYLVDGGYTNCKGFLAPYRGQRYHLNQWEDGNPPRNPQEFFNMKHSSARNVIERCFGAIKNRWAILRSPSFYPIKTQNRIILACCLLHNFIRREMPTDNTDMHPENESDSGDEEDSMDADGSIRSIEASEVWTTFRNHLALEMYNEWREHRRAS, encoded by the exons ATGGTTCGTTTAACTGTCAGTGAGAGACAAATTTTGAGAAAGAAGAAGATCATGGCTCTTTATTTGCATTGGATGAATGTGTTGCATGTAGTGCAGTGGTTTTTCAAATTATGGGAAAAAATTATTGTACATGGTATTGAATCAAGCTCTTTGGGAAGACAATTATACATACTTGATGTTTTTGTCAATAGGCAAATTGTGCATCAAATAGCTTATGAGAGTGATGTCATTTGTTTTGATCAACTTAGGATGAATAGGAAAGCATTTAGCAATTTATGCATAATGCTTGAAACTAGGGGTGGGTTAAAAGCATCTAAATACTTGCAAGTAGATGAGCAAGTGGCCATGTTTTTACATGTAATTGCTCATCATGTGAAAAATAGAGTCATTAGATTTCGATTTATGAGATCTGGTGAGACTATTAGCAAGTTTTTTCACAATGTGTTACATTCAATCATTCGACTACATGGAGCGTTATTGAAAAGACCTGAACCGGTTGTTGAAAACTCAACAGATGAAAGGTGGAAATGGTTCAAG AATTGCTTAGGGGCACTAGATGGAACTCATATTAGAGTGAGAGTACCTATGGCTGATAAACCAAAATATCGTACTCGAAAAGGTGAAATAGCTACAAATGTCTTAGGTGTATGCTCCCAAGACATGCAATTCATATATGTGTTACCTGGATGGGAAGGCTCTGCAGCAGATGGTAGAGTTTTACGTGATGCCATACGTAGAACAAATGGTTTGTGTGTTCCAAATG gtcATTATTACCTTGTAGATGGTGGATATACTAATTGTAAGGGATTTCTTGCTCCATATCGAGGCCAACGCTATCACCTCAACCAATGGGAAGATGGGAATCCTCCCAGAAATCCACAAGAGTTTTTTAATATGAAGCACTCATCTGCTAGGAATGTCATTGAGAGATGTTTTGGTGCAATTAAGAATCGATGGGCAATTCTTAGGAGTCCATCATTCTATCCAATAAAGACTCAAAACCGAATCATTTTAGCATGTTGTTTGCTTCACAATTTTATTAGGAGAGAAATGCCTACTGATAATACTGATATGCATCCAGAGAATGAGAGTGATAGTGGAGACGAAGAAGATAGCATGGATGCTGATGGATCCATAAGAAGTATTGAAGCTTCTGAAGTGTGGACAACATTTAGAAATCATTTAGCACTTGAGATGTACAACGAATGGAGAGAACATAGGAGAGCAAGCTAG
- the LOC133800603 gene encoding uncharacterized protein LOC133800603 isoform X3, which yields MVRLTVSERQILRKKKIMALYLHWMNVLHVVQWFFKLWEKIIVHGIESSSLGRQLYILDVFVNRQIVHQIAYESDVICFDQLRMNRKAFSNLCIMLETRGGLKASKYLQVDEQVAMFLHVIAHHVKNRVIRFRFMRSGETISKFFHNVLHSIIRLHGALLKRPEPVVENSTDERWKWFKNCLGALDGTHIRVRVPMADKPKYRTRKGEIATNVLGVCSQDMQFIYVLPGWEGSAADGRVLRDAIRRTNGLCVPNAWRLQKEEVQDKIKDFGAKMKTNTWLKHLWN from the exons ATGGTTCGTTTAACTGTCAGTGAGAGACAAATTTTGAGAAAGAAGAAGATCATGGCTCTTTATTTGCATTGGATGAATGTGTTGCATGTAGTGCAGTGGTTTTTCAAATTATGGGAAAAAATTATTGTACATGGTATTGAATCAAGCTCTTTGGGAAGACAATTATACATACTTGATGTTTTTGTCAATAGGCAAATTGTGCATCAAATAGCTTATGAGAGTGATGTCATTTGTTTTGATCAACTTAGGATGAATAGGAAAGCATTTAGCAATTTATGCATAATGCTTGAAACTAGGGGTGGGTTAAAAGCATCTAAATACTTGCAAGTAGATGAGCAAGTGGCCATGTTTTTACATGTAATTGCTCATCATGTGAAAAATAGAGTCATTAGATTTCGATTTATGAGATCTGGTGAGACTATTAGCAAGTTTTTTCACAATGTGTTACATTCAATCATTCGACTACATGGAGCGTTATTGAAAAGACCTGAACCGGTTGTTGAAAACTCAACAGATGAAAGGTGGAAATGGTTCAAG AATTGCTTAGGGGCACTAGATGGAACTCATATTAGAGTGAGAGTACCTATGGCTGATAAACCAAAATATCGTACTCGAAAAGGTGAAATAGCTACAAATGTCTTAGGTGTATGCTCCCAAGACATGCAATTCATATATGTGTTACCTGGATGGGAAGGCTCTGCAGCAGATGGTAGAGTTTTACGTGATGCCATACGTAGAACAAATGGTTTGTGTGTTCCAAATG CATGGAGACTTCAAAAGGAAGAGGTCCAGGacaaaataaaagattttggaGCGAAGATGAAGACAAACACTTGGTTGAAGCACTTATGGAACTGA
- the LOC133800603 gene encoding uncharacterized protein At2g29880-like isoform X2, whose translation METSKGRGPGQNKRFWSEDEDKHLVEALMELNNEGKFKAEGNFRPGHLRALEMKLKERMPGCDIQAKPHIESRMKTLKTHFQVVHEMLTGPFCSGFGWDNDRKTVTAEKSVWEAYLQSHKEAAPFKIKSFPWYDDLCMVFGKDRATGKNAETAADVVEELQTEEENTTIGEDDFNYANNVDEVPSMSVSDATRGAQSHTQSDGSSKKKRKAVNHEELSDALTQSASIIAREIEKASIRLSKAIGEDMNEKHMQLGKELERTTTLTTAQRHKVARMIMQDNALVSYFFSVPDNEKDEWVTLLLDGSL comes from the exons ATGGAGACTTCAAAAGGAAGAGGTCCAGGacaaaataaaagattttggaGCGAAGATGAAGACAAACACTTGGTTGAAGCACTTATGGAACTGAATAATGAAGGGAAGTTTAAAGCTGAAGGAAATTTCAGGCCAGGTCATCTTAGAGCTCTTGAGATGAAATTAAAGGAGCGGATGCCTGGATGTGATATACAAGCTAAGCCACACATTGAGTCTAGAATGAAGACTTTGAAGACTCATTTTCAAGTGGTTCATGAAATGTTGACTGGACCATTTTGTAGTGGATTTGGGTGGGACAACGACAGAAAAACTGTTACTGCAGAAAAGTCAGTGTGGGAAGCATATTTGCAG AGTCACAAAGAAGCAGCCCCCTTCAAGATCAAGTCATTCCCTTGGTATGATGACTTATGTATGGTTTTTGGCAAGGATCGTGCAACTGGAAAAAATGCGGAGACTGCAGCAGATGTTGTTGAAGAACTTCAAACTGAAGAAGAAAACACTACTATTGGAGAAGATGATTTCAACTATGCTAACAATGTGGATGAAGTGCCATCTATGTCTGTCTCAGATGCAACAAGAGGTGCTCAATCTCACACTCAATCAGATGGGtcttcaaagaagaaaaggaaagctGTAAATCATGAAGAACTTTCAGATGCACTCACACAATCAGCTTCTATTATCGCAAGAGAAATTGAAAAAGCTTCTATTCGTTTGAGTAAAGCTATTGGTGAAGACATGAATGAAAAGCATATGCAACTTGGGAAAGAGTTAGAAAGGACCACTACACTTACCACAGCTCAACGTCATAAGGTAGCTCGCATGATTATGCAAGATAATGCTCTGGTTTCTTACTTTTTCAGTGTCCCAGATAATGAGAAGGATGAATGGGTGACACTTCTTCTTGATGGCTCTCTCTAA
- the LOC133802435 gene encoding uncharacterized protein LOC133802435, protein MLRTRLVWTSIGFAVSAAAISQFVWKDLLVDRHTFSSEMKQKFDALEQRVANLQSVPYQISNSSTEAEA, encoded by the exons ATGTTGAGGACTCGGTTGGTATGGACGAGCATTGGGTTTGCGGTCTCAGCCGCTGCAATTTCCCAATTCGTCTGGAAAGATCTTCTTGTCGATCGTCACACTTTTTCTTCCGAG ATGAAGCAGAAGTTTGATGCTCTTGAACAAAGAGTTGCTAATTTGCAGTCGGTTCCTTATCAGATTTCAAATTCTAGTACTGAG GCTGAAGCCTAA